Proteins encoded by one window of Govania unica:
- a CDS encoding aspartate carbamoyltransferase catalytic subunit — MTTAHITPPPSPSVGASAAGEIFYPHKHLLGIEGLYPHELTGLLDLADTYVEQNRRTNKKKSLLKGLTMINLFFENSTRTRTSFELAAKRLGADVINMQADSSSVKKGETLLDTAITLNAMHPDILVVRHADSGAVKLLSEKVSGAVINAGDGQHEHPTQALLDALTIRRRKGRIDGLRVAICGDILHSRVARSNIHLLNTMGARVRLVAPPTLLPNSIDHLGCEVFHDMREGLKDCDIVMMLRLQLERMESSYLPSVREYFHFYGLDYDKLSVAKPDALIMHPGPMNRGVEIDSLVADDINRSAIQEQVEMGVAVRMACLDALTRATRNAEADQ; from the coding sequence ATGACAACAGCACATATCACACCCCCGCCCTCACCTTCCGTCGGCGCATCCGCAGCCGGGGAAATTTTCTATCCGCACAAGCATTTACTTGGGATCGAGGGGCTTTATCCCCACGAACTCACCGGCTTGCTTGATCTGGCCGACACCTATGTCGAGCAGAACCGGCGCACCAATAAGAAAAAGTCGCTCCTGAAGGGGCTGACGATGATCAACCTCTTTTTCGAGAATTCGACTCGCACCCGCACCTCGTTCGAGCTGGCGGCGAAGCGGCTTGGCGCCGATGTGATCAATATGCAGGCGGATTCGTCCTCGGTGAAAAAGGGCGAGACGCTGCTCGATACCGCGATCACCCTCAATGCCATGCACCCGGATATTCTAGTCGTGCGCCATGCCGACTCGGGCGCGGTCAAGCTGCTGTCGGAAAAGGTCTCGGGCGCGGTGATCAATGCCGGGGACGGCCAGCATGAACATCCGACTCAGGCGCTGCTCGACGCGCTCACCATCCGCCGCCGCAAGGGCCGCATCGATGGGCTGAGGGTGGCCATCTGCGGCGACATCCTGCACAGCAGGGTGGCGCGGTCGAACATTCACCTGCTCAACACCATGGGCGCGCGGGTGCGGCTCGTGGCCCCGCCGACGCTGCTGCCGAACAGCATCGACCATCTCGGCTGCGAGGTTTTCCATGACATGCGCGAGGGCCTCAAGGACTGCGACATCGTGATGATGCTGCGGCTTCAGCTTGAACGGATGGAATCGAGCTACCTGCCAAGCGTGCGAGAGTATTTTCATTTCTACGGCCTTGATTACGACAAGCTGTCGGTGGCCAAGCCCGATGCGCTGATCATGCATCCCGGCCCCATGAACCGGGGGGTCGAGATCGACAGCCTCGTCGCCGATGACATCAATCGAAGCGCCATTCAGGAACAGGTCGAAATGGGCGTGGCCGTCCGCATGGCCTGCCTCGACGCCCTGACCCGCGCCACCCGCAATGCAGAGGCCGACCAATGA